The Magnetospirillum sp. 15-1 DNA window CAGGAACCCGAAGCCATCCTGCAGGATTTCCAGGACACCGTCGCCGTAGATGGGCGTGTCGTTGTCGGCCAACTGCTTGAGGATGGCGAACATCATGTCCTGCTTGCGCAACGTGCTGGCGTTTTCCACTTCCAGCTCTTCGGCAAAGGCCAGGAGTTCGGCCGGGGTCTTCTTCTTCAGGTCCTGCAAATGCATGGGAGAAATCCGTTGGATGGATATCCCGCGCTGACGATCGGCCTAAGGTGGGACGGGTCCGACTCTTAAGCGGACCGGCTGCCGATCAGGAACGGATGCGAATGATCCGGCGCGGAAGGGGGATGGTGGGAAACGGGCGTGTTGGCCGCCCTGGAATATTCGCTAGAGCATTAGCCAAAGCCGGCGGCGCTGTCAAATCGGAATTCAGCCACCGAAAGCCGGTTTGACGATTACCACGATGACGATGACGATCATCAGCAGGGTGGGGACCTCGTTGATGACCCGATAGAACTTCTCCGACCGCGCATTGCGGTCCTCGGCGAAGTCGTCCTTGCAGCGGGCCAAAAAGAAATGGGCGACGGTCATGCCCACCACACAGGCCAGCTTGACGTGGAACCAGCCTTGGGAGAACAGGCCGCCGTCCACCGCCATGACCAGACCCAGGGTCCAGGCCAGCACCATGGCCGGCGTCATGATCGCCTTGATCAGACGGCGTTCCATGATCTTGAAGGTTTCCGAGGTCTCGGAACGCGGCTTGACCGTGGTGTGATAGACGAACAGCCGGGGCAGATAGAGCAATCCCGCCATCCACGAGATGATGGCGATGACATGCACCGCCTTGACCCACAGATAGGCCGATCCGCTCAGCATGAGGCGCGGCTCCCAAGTTCACAGTTCCGGCCCAGAAGTTTGCAGGCCTGGCCGCTAAAGGCCTGCGGCCGGTGGATAACATCGGCCAGCCCACGGATGAAGGCGGGATGGCAACCCAGGGCCGGTACCCGCACATAGGCGGGAATGCCCAGTCCATCCGCCTTGTGCCGGTATTCGATATCCAGTTCCACCAGGGTTTCCGAATGCTCGGAGACGAAGGCCACCGGGACGATCACCACCGGCACCCCGTCTTTGCCGGCGCGTTCCAGTTCGGCTTCGGTGCTGGGACCGATCCATTCCATGGGACCCACCCGGCTCTGATAGCAGATGGCCCAGTCGAGGTCGCCGATGCCGGTGGCCCGCGCCACGGCCGCCGCGGTCAGCTCCACCTGGGCCTGATAGGGATCACCCTTGTCGATCACCGATTTGGGCAGGCCATGGGCGGAGAACAGGATACGCGGCCGGCCGGCACCGGCCGCTTCCTGGTATCCCGTCCTGGCCAGATCGGCCATGGCCTCCACCAGTCCCGGCTCGGTGGGATAGCAACACGCCATGCGGGTCGGCACGCTCAGGCCCTGTCTGGCCGCCTGCTTGTGCCATTCCTTGAGCGACGAGCCGGTGGTGGTGGTGGAGAACTGGGGATAAAGCGGCAGCAGCACCACCTCGTCGGCTCCCCATTCCCTGATGGCGGTCACCGCCTCGCAGGTGAAGGGATGCCAGTAGCGCATGGCGATGAAGCAGCGGAAACCATGTCCCAGAACGTGCTCCAGGGCGCGGCCCTGAGCCTCGGTTTCCGGCACCAGGGGCGAACGGCCGCCCAACATCTGGTAGATGCCGCGTGCGATGGGAGCCCGCTTGGCCGAGATGTACTTGGCCAGCAGCCAGCGGACAGGTGCCGGCGCCCCGATGATGGCCGGGTCGTTGAACAGGTTGAACAGAAACGGCTTTACCGCGTCCAGAGAATCCGGACCGCCCAGATTGAACAGCACGACGGCCGTCTTCCTGCCCCCGGCGGTGCTCATGGCCTCAGCCCTTCCAGCCCTTCACCCGTTCGGCTAGCCGCGCCACGTTGTCCGGCGGAGTGGGCGGGGTGATGCCGTGACCCAGGTTGAAGATGAACGGTCCCTTGGACAGCGCCTTCAGCACCCGGTCGATGCCGGAATCCAGCGCCTCGCCGCCCGCCACCAGCAACAGCGGATCGAGATTGCCCTGTACCGTGCATCTGGTCTGCAATTCGGCCGCCGCCCAATCCAGCGGCACCGAGGGGTCGAGGGAAACGCCATTGACCTTGGTCTCGGTGACGTAGCGCTTGTAGAGGTAACCGGCCTGACGCGGAAAGCCGATCACCGGCACGCCCGGCCGCTCGGTGTGGATACGCTCCACCAGGGTACGGGTCGGGCCGATCACCCAGCGCTCGAACATATCCTCGGGCAGCGCCCCGGCCCAGGTGTCGAAAATCTGGATGGCCTCGGCGCCGTTGTCGATCTGGCGGATCAGGTAGTCGCCGGTGGCCTGGACCAACAGCGCCATCAGGCGGGCGAACAGTTCCGGCTGGCCGAACATCATGCCCTTGGCCTTGGCGAAATCCTTGGAGCCGCTGCCCTCGATCATGTAGGTGGCCACCGTCCACGGCGCGCCGGCGAAGCCGATCAGGGCGGTGGTCTTGGGGATGGCGGCCGACAGCTTCTTCACCGTGGCGTAGACCGGGGCGAGATGATCGTGCAGGCCCGAGATGTCGAGAGCGCTCAGATCCTCTGCCGAGCGAATCGGCGTCAACACCGGACCTTCGCCTTCCTTGAACGCGACATGCTGCCGCAACGCGTCGGGAACCACCAGAATGTCGGAGAACAGGATGGCCGCGTCGAAGCCGTAGCGCCTGAGGGGCTGCAGGGTGACTTCGCAGGCCAGATCGGAGTTGTAGCAAAGGTCGAGGAAGCTTCCGGCCTCGGCGCGGGTGGCGCGGTATTCCGGCAGATAGCGTCCGGCTTGACGCATCAGCCAGAAGGGCGGCGGGGTGAGGGTCTCACCGGCAAGGGCGCGGAGGAAGGGCTTGGACGAGCTGGACACGAATGGGCCTCGCAGGCTGGGGATGGCTCTCTCTTACAGACTTTAAGGTTTAGAGAAAAGGTTGCTGTGGTTAGTGGGTGCCTGTGGATAACGGGGATTGGACTCTTTACCCAAGCCATCCACAGGCTTTTCCGGATTTGCGCCCCATGCCGACGGGTCTGTGGATGAGTGCGGTGCAACCGGGCCAGACCGTTGTTTTCTCACGCCTTCATCCGCGGGGGAAAACGGGGAAATCGGGTGTGGCCGGCGACGATTCACGCTATTGTCGAAGACAGCGGAACGGTTTTGGACATGGGGGGATGTATCTCCATGGAATCGGGGTCAGCGGGGAGCGATTTTCCCGTCTCCCGCCGGGACCCCCCTTTATCCACGGACTTGCGGGTTATCCACAGCCATGCGGAGCTTTCACCTTCACCTCGTTTCCGACGCCACCGGCGAGACCGTCACCTCGGTGGCGCGCGCCTGTCTGGTCCAGTTCGAAGGCGTGCAGCCCATCCAGCACAATTGGTGGCTGGTCCGCACCCAGGGTCAGGTGGAACGGGTCATCGCCGGCATCGAGGACAATCCCGGACTGGTGTTCTTCACTCTGGTGGACGGCGCGGTGCGCGGCCTGCTGGAGGAAGCCTGCCGCCATCGGGGTATCCCCTGCATCTCGCTGCTCGATCCGGTGATGGCCGGACTGTCGGCCTTTCTCGACCTGGAGGTCACCGCCCTGCCCGGCCGCCAGTACCAGTTGGATGCCGAGTATTTCCGCCGCATCGACGCCATGCAGTTCACCCTGTCCCACGACGACGGCCAGTTGATCGAGTTGGTGGATCAGGCCGATGTGGTACTGGTGGGCGTATCGCGCTCGTCCAAGACCCCCACCTGCATGTACCTGGCCAATCGCGGCCTCAAATGCGCCAATTATCCCCTGGTGCCCGGTGTGCCGCTGCCGCCCGAGCTGGAGCGGACCAAGAAACCCCTGGTGGTCGGCCTGACCAAGGACCCCAAAAGCCTCTCCGATATCCGCCGCGCCCGGCTGCGCCTGCTGAACCAGGAAGAGGAAGCCGATTATGCCCAGTTCGAGAAGGTCAAGGAGGAGGTCCAGCAGGCGCGCCGCCTGTTCTCGCGCCTCGGCTGGCCGGTGGTCGACGTGACGCGGCGTTCCATCGAGGAGGCCTCGGCGGCCATCATTCAGCTTTACGAACGCCATCTGGCCAAGCGCGGCGTCAAGGTGGAGAACGCCCCGTCATGATCATTCTCGCCTCGGGAAGCCACACGCGGGCCCGCATGCTGGAAGAGGCCGGCATCGCCTTCACCGTCGAGGTGGCGGCGGTGGACGAGCAGGCGGTCAAGGATTCCCTGGCCGCCGAGACCCGCAATCCCGCCCGTGTCGCCGAGGTGCTGGCCGAGTTGAAGGCGGTGCGGGTCTCCACCCGCCGTCCCGGCGCCCTGGTGATCGGCGCCGACCAGATGCTCGATTGCGACGGCGCATGGTTCGACAAGCCCGCCGACCGGGACGCGGCGCGCGCCCAGTTGCTGGCGCTGCGTCACAAGACCCACCGCCTGACCTCCTCGGTGGTGGCGGTCAGGGACGGAAGGCGGGTGTGGCACCACACCGAATCCGCCAAACTGACCATGCGCAATTTCTCGGAAGGCTTTCTCGATCGCTATCTGGAGCAGGCGGGCGCCGCGGTCCTGTCCTCGGTGGGCGCCTATCAGTTGGAAGGGCTGGGCGCCCAGCTGTTCCTCCAGGTGGAGGGTGATTTCTTCACCATCCTCGGCCTGCCGCTGCTGGCCCTGATGGATTTCCTGCGCGAGAACGGAGAGCTGATTCCATGATCGTATCGGGCAAGGCCCGGCTGGCCGGGGTGCTCGGCTGGCCGGTATCCCATTCCCGCTCGCCCCGTCTGCACGGCTTCTGGCTGGAACGTCTGGGTATCGACGGCGCCTATCTGCCGCTGGCGGTGGCGCCCGAGCATCTGGATTCCGTGATCCGCGCCCTGCCCCGCATGGGCTTTCGGGGCGCCAACGTCACCGTGCCCCACAAGGAAGCGGTGATGAGGCTGGTGGATCATCTCGATCCCCTGGCCGGGCGCATCGGCGCGGTCAATACCCTGGTGGTGCGCGACGACGGTTCCCTGGAAGGACGCAACACCGACGCCTATGGCTTCCTCGAGAACTTGCGCCAGGGTTGTCCGCAATGGATGCCCCGATCCGGCCCGGCGGCGGTGATCGGCGCCGGCGGCGCGGCACGTGCCGTGGTGGCGGCGCTGGCCGATGCCGGGGTGCCGGAGATTCGCCTCGCCAACCGCTCGCGCGAGCGGGCCGAGGTGCTGGCCGCCGATTTGGGCGGTCCGGTCACCGTGGTGGAGTGGACCGACCGGGCGGACATGCTGGAAGGCTGCGCCCTGCTGGTCAACACCACCACGCTTGGGATGACCGGTCAGTCGAATTTGGATCTGGACCTGTCGGTCTTGCCGAAAGCCGCGCTGGTCAACGATATCGTCTATGTGCCGCTGGAGACCGATCTGCTGGCGCGCGCCAGGGCGCGGGGCAACAAGGTGGTGGACGGACTCGGCATGCTGCTGCATCAGGCGGTGCCCGGCTTCGAGGCATGGTTCGGGCAACGCCCGGTGGTCACCGGCGAATTACGGAGCTTCGTGCTGTCGTCATGAGGATTTTGGGTCTTACCGGCTCCATCGGCATGGGCAAGAGCACGGCCGCCGCCATGCTTCGCCGTCTTCGCGTGCCGGTGCACGATGCCGATGCCACCGTGCATGCCCTGTTCGCCCGGGGCGGCAAGGCGGTGGATGCGGTGGATGCCGCCTTTCCCGGCGTGGTCAAGGATGGGACCGTGGACCGGACGGCGCTGGGCGCCCGGGTATTCGGCGACGGGGCGGCCCTGAAGACGCTGGAAGCCATCGTCCATCCCCTGGTCCGGGCCGCCGAGCGTGATTTTCTCGCCCGCCATCGCCGCTATCATACGCCCCTGGTGGTGCTCGACATTCCGCTGCTGTTCGAAACCCATGGCGAGGATCGCTGCGACGTGGTGGCGGTGGTCAGCGCCCCCGCCTTCCTGCAGGCGGCAAGGGTGCTGGCCCGGCCGGGCATGACGCGGCAGCGTCTG harbors:
- a CDS encoding pyruvate, water dikinase regulatory protein, with the protein product MRSFHLHLVSDATGETVTSVARACLVQFEGVQPIQHNWWLVRTQGQVERVIAGIEDNPGLVFFTLVDGAVRGLLEEACRHRGIPCISLLDPVMAGLSAFLDLEVTALPGRQYQLDAEYFRRIDAMQFTLSHDDGQLIELVDQADVVLVGVSRSSKTPTCMYLANRGLKCANYPLVPGVPLPPELERTKKPLVVGLTKDPKSLSDIRRARLRLLNQEEEADYAQFEKVKEEVQQARRLFSRLGWPVVDVTRRSIEEASAAIIQLYERHLAKRGVKVENAPS
- a CDS encoding Maf family protein; translated protein: MIILASGSHTRARMLEEAGIAFTVEVAAVDEQAVKDSLAAETRNPARVAEVLAELKAVRVSTRRPGALVIGADQMLDCDGAWFDKPADRDAARAQLLALRHKTHRLTSSVVAVRDGRRVWHHTESAKLTMRNFSEGFLDRYLEQAGAAVLSSVGAYQLEGLGAQLFLQVEGDFFTILGLPLLALMDFLRENGELIP
- the coaE gene encoding dephospho-CoA kinase (Dephospho-CoA kinase (CoaE) performs the final step in coenzyme A biosynthesis.) is translated as MRILGLTGSIGMGKSTAAAMLRRLRVPVHDADATVHALFARGGKAVDAVDAAFPGVVKDGTVDRTALGARVFGDGAALKTLEAIVHPLVRAAERDFLARHRRYHTPLVVLDIPLLFETHGEDRCDVVAVVSAPAFLQAARVLARPGMTRQRLDAVLAKQMPDGQKRRKADVVIPTGLGKGPALKRLKRLVAALRVHQLQADALQDSVCTKKLRFFRAQAPLGLKSSSTFRFSLSAKNSRGEKV
- the hemH gene encoding ferrochelatase, yielding MSTAGGRKTAVVLFNLGGPDSLDAVKPFLFNLFNDPAIIGAPAPVRWLLAKYISAKRAPIARGIYQMLGGRSPLVPETEAQGRALEHVLGHGFRCFIAMRYWHPFTCEAVTAIREWGADEVVLLPLYPQFSTTTTGSSLKEWHKQAARQGLSVPTRMACCYPTEPGLVEAMADLARTGYQEAAGAGRPRILFSAHGLPKSVIDKGDPYQAQVELTAAAVARATGIGDLDWAICYQSRVGPMEWIGPSTEAELERAGKDGVPVVIVPVAFVSEHSETLVELDIEYRHKADGLGIPAYVRVPALGCHPAFIRGLADVIHRPQAFSGQACKLLGRNCELGSRASC
- the hemJ gene encoding protoporphyrinogen oxidase HemJ, translated to MLSGSAYLWVKAVHVIAIISWMAGLLYLPRLFVYHTTVKPRSETSETFKIMERRLIKAIMTPAMVLAWTLGLVMAVDGGLFSQGWFHVKLACVVGMTVAHFFLARCKDDFAEDRNARSEKFYRVINEVPTLLMIVIVIVVIVKPAFGG
- the hemE gene encoding uroporphyrinogen decarboxylase; protein product: MSSSSKPFLRALAGETLTPPPFWLMRQAGRYLPEYRATRAEAGSFLDLCYNSDLACEVTLQPLRRYGFDAAILFSDILVVPDALRQHVAFKEGEGPVLTPIRSAEDLSALDISGLHDHLAPVYATVKKLSAAIPKTTALIGFAGAPWTVATYMIEGSGSKDFAKAKGMMFGQPELFARLMALLVQATGDYLIRQIDNGAEAIQIFDTWAGALPEDMFERWVIGPTRTLVERIHTERPGVPVIGFPRQAGYLYKRYVTETKVNGVSLDPSVPLDWAAAELQTRCTVQGNLDPLLLVAGGEALDSGIDRVLKALSKGPFIFNLGHGITPPTPPDNVARLAERVKGWKG
- a CDS encoding shikimate dehydrogenase; the protein is MIVSGKARLAGVLGWPVSHSRSPRLHGFWLERLGIDGAYLPLAVAPEHLDSVIRALPRMGFRGANVTVPHKEAVMRLVDHLDPLAGRIGAVNTLVVRDDGSLEGRNTDAYGFLENLRQGCPQWMPRSGPAAVIGAGGAARAVVAALADAGVPEIRLANRSRERAEVLAADLGGPVTVVEWTDRADMLEGCALLVNTTTLGMTGQSNLDLDLSVLPKAALVNDIVYVPLETDLLARARARGNKVVDGLGMLLHQAVPGFEAWFGQRPVVTGELRSFVLSS